Below is a genomic region from Luteitalea sp..
ATGGTGTCCAAGGAGCCTCGTGCGGACTTCACCCTGACATGTTGCCACCAGGCTGTTGCCTGAATTTGACCGTTGCCCGGTTGTCGGCGACAGTGCAATTAAAGGCAACATGCTTTGTTGCGGATGTCATCCAGGGACGGCTCGCCTCGGGCTGGAGCGCCAGCATCCTGGAAGCGGCCAAGCGTGGCGGAAGCACCGCTGTGCCTGGTGTCGTAACGCCGAAGGTGCGTCAACCGGGAGCCTTGGCTGGCACGGTCCTGATCAACGCCAAAGACGCGTGTGGAGCCCAAGGACGCCGACCACTTGGCCGCCAGCCTTGGCCCAACTGCGGATCGGCCCGTCCTGATTGCAGCCCCGTTCCTCAGCCCGCGATTTCCTGGACTGAGAAGCCCTCGTCATCCGGGCGAAGCGTGGCCCGATCACGAGCGTCGACTGGCCGGAACTCTTGCGGCGGTGGTCCCAGGAATACTCGCCCTTCCGACGGCAGGGCGCAACGATGTACCTGGCGCCCCGAGGAATCCCGGCTGTCTGCCGGACTAGCGCGCCCGTCGTTGCCAGACCTTCGGGTTCCTGCGCTGATGCAGCACGGCCAGGATGACAATCACATCATCGGACGCACGGAAGTAGACGGCGTACGGGAACGTGTGCAGGAGCGCCCGCCGGACGCCGCGCCACACGATCGGAAACTGGAGTGGCCGCTCACGAATGCGTGCGAGCGTCCGGCTGACTTCGCTGAGGAACTTCGCCCCAAGTCCGGCTTGCTCGTCGTCGTACCATCTTGCGGCATCCGCGAGATCGACCTCGGCGAGTGGTCGAACGA
It encodes:
- a CDS encoding type II toxin-antitoxin system RelE/ParE family toxin, whose amino-acid sequence is MPRRLIVRPLAEVDLADAARWYDDEQAGLGAKFLSEVSRTLARIRERPLQFPIVWRGVRRALLHTFPYAVYFRASDDVIVILAVLHQRRNPKVWQRRAR